In Chryseobacterium oranimense, a single window of DNA contains:
- a CDS encoding alpha-2-macroglobulin family protein: MKRFSKIFMLLLLMLSFSTVSAQKYYDDQWKKVTENSTKGAYKSNLPIILDIQNHAMKENNAIQLIRSLKAEFSIVNQTQDDDKNDSVSKFFKKLQQADAQLKGEEKLIYAVLLNEFFMDYYNQNSWEIGSRTNVNSQDISQIETWSKLDFKNYLKKNYQELDQQKEAMKKISLARYKDIFTEIKDISYFPTVYDWYSVKKISFLSENGLFTKNELTENRTKINAIFDELIAQNTGNPRLYFMKEKLTENCNQNQCKDRLEQLQNLLKTDTEGDYKVIIMEDIMSELLAKKKENEALAIADQAKKQYPKSPFLENIKNKENQITNPFLTLKYEQQTQNNLPIHLVADHKNVTEFSLNIYEVKEDFTTLMQYIQNSYSNTFGKVKKNLVRKETFQLGDSKDYQVHKTSLEIKPLPSGVYVAEYSVAGAETKDSDSRQNFYFLVSGNRIIYQTKTDRNQLSNVMKLVNSENGKPAANENLTFYEFVANKTLNKIDGKTDASGIFKFPSTDSKEYYRTFLIRQPKTNDFQIMQVYGNSGNAEDYNPNKQSRTMAQIFTDRAIYRPGQTVYFKVINTKIDKETEAVISGLKQKITLLDANSQEVSSQNFTTNEFGSYHGSFILPKGQLNGVFYLRTDEGSQGVKDIRVEEYKRPKFEVTFDPVKDEYKYGQTIELKGKAMMFSGVALSNTTVNYEIKKHNIRWRYFWWYPHDNDNENSILGEAKTNEKGEFVIRLDLKKDEKLEGIQIDNYEINASVTDINGETQSADTQLKVASVSHYIKADGIKNTFSDENVKLKVETLNYNEQDLKKSYKVKLSKLNSPNRIFRDNFAQEVQDQPKYSKEEFISKFPHDLFDKNDETKNWKAEKVISDKIQQPAAELDLGKLEAGDYQLELYNIEGKDTIKTSQNFSILDKGSLKPSQKTFLTVVEPKNEFSRGEKAKVYVYSAVPDALVNVFVQDGSGKTFSEVHQLKKGVLEYTTDIPKDKSVAALNIQFQVAAFNDVQTQSVTLKIKDSEQPLKIETVTFRDKLEPNSKEKWTVKVSGNDKEKINAEVLANMYDMSLDQFASNTFGWQNLYQPYSMVTSYDMRQYLQQQYYQKRLKYYNGKYVELPNFNWFDGDFDNYGLRGRASGIKVSDAAMPAPSAVAKESSIEQVVVVGYKAKRVNAVAAGIQEEEADSAAIDVSKEGLEKVPVRQNLNETAFFYPDLKTDAEGNVNFEFTSPEALTKWKLMFLAHTKDARAATLEKQVVTQKEFSVTPNYPRFLREGDELNLQSKLSNLTDKKLSGSAELQILDAFTNENISSQFGISGGSQNFNIDEKGNSALTWKLKVPNNVSSIILKVVAKAGAYSDGEQQAVAVLPNRMLVTDAVPVFVKEGETKTFVLDNLKNANSNTITNVSNTLELTTNPIWEIMFALPSLKNDQNSSADVIFNKWFADVLASEIFKANPKMKTVFEEYQNKGLLNSNLEKNQELKQLLLEETPWVLESKNEDEQMQKLALLFDANTMKNSINQDWDDLKKLQNPDGGFSWYPGYPSSYGTSLYILKNLGKINSWLKDNAKDYQSSEQKELVTKLVQYVDNEIDKYWDVKKENVWTNWAIDYLDTRNYWESQYPLKGKGASLKSMVKQKAKTAKITDFTFFGLHRAALLMNDYGLKDVSDKLMNYLKETSTDTKTQGVYWKQNLNDWGWFGSKVVNHAGALEAFNKLKPNDQKMIEDMKIWLITQKEVNSWGSSRGTSEVIFTILNSGKSWTSAESDKATIVWGGKELAPQTQATGYVKSAVKTDVIDKNLGTVTVTKPGPGIVQGGLFWQYYEDLDKIKSSENYISITKELYKKVKTVNGEELQKISSETPLKIGDKVTVRMILNTDRAMEFIHIKDMRAAGFEPLDALSGYQWKNSLGYYQSTKDASTNFYIQYMPKGKYVFEYDLVSNAAGNFSNGITTMQNYYAPQMNAHTKGTKVTITE; encoded by the coding sequence ATGAAAAGATTTTCCAAGATTTTTATGCTTTTGCTTTTAATGCTGAGCTTTTCAACTGTTTCGGCGCAGAAATACTACGACGACCAGTGGAAGAAAGTGACTGAAAACAGTACGAAAGGTGCTTATAAATCTAATCTTCCCATCATTTTAGACATACAAAACCATGCCATGAAAGAAAATAATGCGATTCAGCTCATCCGTTCTCTGAAAGCAGAATTCAGTATTGTAAACCAAACGCAGGATGATGATAAGAATGATTCTGTCTCAAAATTTTTTAAAAAGCTCCAGCAAGCCGATGCTCAGCTTAAAGGAGAAGAAAAGCTGATATATGCTGTTCTTTTGAATGAATTTTTCATGGATTATTATAACCAGAATTCGTGGGAAATTGGAAGCAGAACTAATGTCAATTCACAGGATATTTCACAGATCGAAACCTGGAGCAAGCTGGATTTTAAAAATTATCTGAAGAAAAACTACCAGGAGCTTGACCAGCAGAAGGAAGCAATGAAAAAGATTTCCCTTGCCAGGTATAAAGATATTTTTACCGAAATAAAGGATATTTCTTATTTCCCGACCGTATATGACTGGTATTCTGTAAAAAAGATCAGCTTTCTTTCTGAAAACGGACTTTTTACAAAAAATGAATTAACTGAAAACAGAACAAAGATTAATGCCATCTTTGACGAACTGATTGCCCAAAACACCGGAAATCCCAGGCTCTATTTCATGAAGGAAAAGCTAACGGAAAACTGTAATCAGAACCAGTGCAAAGATAGGCTCGAACAACTGCAAAACCTTTTAAAGACCGATACCGAAGGAGATTATAAAGTGATCATCATGGAAGATATCATGAGTGAGCTTTTGGCTAAAAAGAAAGAAAATGAAGCTTTGGCCATTGCTGATCAGGCAAAAAAACAGTACCCGAAATCTCCCTTTCTCGAGAACATAAAAAATAAAGAAAACCAAATCACGAATCCGTTTCTTACCCTTAAATATGAGCAGCAAACCCAGAACAATCTCCCGATTCATCTGGTAGCAGACCATAAGAATGTGACAGAATTTTCTCTTAACATTTATGAAGTAAAAGAGGATTTTACAACATTAATGCAGTACATACAGAATTCTTACAGCAATACTTTTGGAAAGGTTAAGAAAAATCTCGTAAGAAAGGAAACATTCCAGCTTGGAGATTCTAAAGATTATCAGGTGCATAAAACCTCACTGGAGATTAAGCCTCTCCCTTCAGGCGTTTATGTGGCTGAATACTCCGTTGCAGGAGCTGAAACAAAAGACAGCGATTCCAGACAGAACTTTTATTTTCTGGTTTCCGGGAACAGAATTATCTACCAAACCAAAACAGACAGAAACCAGCTTTCCAATGTAATGAAGCTTGTAAATAGCGAAAACGGGAAGCCGGCGGCCAATGAAAATCTTACTTTCTACGAATTTGTTGCCAATAAAACGTTAAATAAAATTGACGGTAAAACAGATGCGAGCGGGATTTTTAAATTCCCTTCCACAGACAGCAAAGAATACTACAGAACTTTCCTGATCCGCCAGCCAAAAACCAATGATTTCCAGATCATGCAGGTTTACGGAAACAGCGGAAATGCAGAAGATTACAATCCCAATAAACAGTCCCGGACCATGGCCCAGATCTTTACGGACAGAGCTATCTACAGGCCGGGACAGACCGTTTATTTCAAAGTTATCAATACGAAAATCGATAAAGAAACAGAAGCTGTTATTTCAGGTCTAAAGCAGAAGATCACCCTTCTGGATGCCAACAGCCAGGAAGTATCCTCTCAAAACTTTACAACCAATGAATTTGGTTCTTATCATGGAAGTTTTATTCTTCCAAAAGGTCAGCTGAACGGTGTTTTTTATCTAAGAACCGATGAAGGATCACAGGGAGTGAAAGACATCAGGGTTGAAGAATATAAAAGACCGAAGTTTGAAGTCACTTTTGATCCTGTAAAAGACGAATATAAATACGGACAGACCATTGAACTGAAAGGAAAGGCAATGATGTTTTCCGGGGTGGCTTTAAGCAATACAACTGTTAATTACGAGATTAAAAAGCACAATATCAGATGGAGGTATTTCTGGTGGTATCCGCATGATAATGACAATGAAAACTCTATTCTTGGTGAAGCTAAAACCAATGAAAAAGGAGAATTTGTAATCCGTCTTGATCTTAAAAAAGATGAAAAACTGGAAGGAATTCAGATCGATAATTATGAAATTAATGCTTCTGTAACCGATATCAATGGTGAAACGCAGTCCGCAGATACCCAGTTGAAAGTAGCTTCCGTTTCTCATTATATTAAGGCGGACGGAATCAAGAATACCTTCAGTGATGAAAATGTAAAATTAAAAGTTGAAACTTTAAACTATAACGAGCAGGATCTTAAAAAGTCTTACAAAGTCAAATTGTCAAAACTGAATTCTCCCAACAGGATTTTCAGGGACAATTTTGCGCAGGAAGTTCAGGATCAGCCGAAATATTCTAAAGAAGAATTTATCTCCAAATTCCCACATGATTTGTTTGATAAAAATGATGAAACTAAAAACTGGAAAGCAGAAAAAGTAATTTCTGATAAAATCCAGCAGCCGGCTGCCGAACTGGATTTAGGAAAGCTTGAAGCTGGCGATTATCAGCTTGAACTGTATAATATTGAAGGAAAAGACACCATCAAAACTTCCCAGAATTTCAGTATCTTGGATAAAGGATCTTTAAAACCTTCACAAAAAACTTTTTTAACGGTTGTTGAACCTAAAAATGAATTCTCAAGAGGAGAGAAGGCTAAGGTATATGTATATTCGGCGGTTCCGGATGCCCTTGTGAATGTATTCGTTCAGGATGGTTCAGGAAAAACCTTTTCGGAAGTGCATCAGCTGAAAAAAGGAGTCTTGGAATACACCACAGATATCCCGAAAGACAAAAGTGTAGCAGCATTGAATATCCAGTTCCAGGTTGCTGCATTCAATGATGTGCAGACACAATCTGTTACTTTGAAAATAAAAGACAGTGAGCAGCCTTTAAAAATAGAAACCGTTACCTTCAGAGATAAACTGGAACCAAATTCAAAAGAAAAATGGACGGTAAAAGTATCGGGAAATGATAAAGAGAAAATAAATGCCGAAGTGCTGGCCAATATGTACGACATGTCACTGGATCAGTTTGCATCAAATACATTCGGCTGGCAAAATTTATATCAGCCATATTCTATGGTGACGTCTTATGATATGAGACAATATCTGCAGCAGCAATACTATCAGAAGAGATTAAAGTACTACAATGGAAAATATGTAGAGTTACCAAATTTTAATTGGTTTGATGGCGATTTCGATAATTATGGTTTAAGAGGAAGAGCTTCAGGAATAAAAGTTAGTGATGCAGCAATGCCTGCTCCTTCTGCTGTTGCAAAAGAATCAAGTATTGAACAGGTTGTAGTAGTAGGATACAAAGCAAAAAGAGTAAATGCAGTTGCTGCCGGAATTCAGGAGGAAGAAGCTGACTCAGCTGCAATTGATGTTTCAAAAGAAGGCCTGGAAAAAGTTCCCGTACGCCAAAATCTCAATGAAACTGCATTTTTCTACCCGGATCTGAAAACCGATGCAGAAGGAAATGTAAACTTTGAATTCACTTCTCCGGAAGCATTAACGAAATGGAAACTGATGTTCCTCGCCCATACTAAAGATGCCAGGGCAGCAACATTGGAAAAACAGGTAGTAACGCAGAAAGAATTCTCTGTAACACCAAATTATCCAAGATTTTTAAGAGAAGGCGATGAACTGAATCTTCAGTCCAAATTATCTAATCTTACAGATAAGAAACTGAGTGGTTCAGCAGAACTTCAGATCCTGGATGCCTTCACCAACGAAAATATTTCTTCCCAATTCGGAATTAGTGGAGGATCACAGAACTTTAATATAGATGAGAAAGGAAACAGCGCATTAACCTGGAAACTGAAAGTTCCAAATAACGTTTCTTCTATTATTTTAAAAGTGGTAGCGAAAGCCGGAGCCTATTCCGACGGTGAACAGCAGGCTGTTGCCGTACTTCCGAACAGGATGCTGGTGACAGATGCAGTACCGGTATTTGTAAAAGAAGGTGAAACCAAAACATTTGTTTTGGATAACCTTAAAAATGCAAATTCCAATACGATTACCAATGTTTCCAATACGCTGGAACTGACCACGAACCCGATCTGGGAAATTATGTTTGCATTACCAAGCCTGAAAAATGATCAGAACAGTTCTGCCGATGTGATTTTCAATAAATGGTTTGCAGATGTCCTGGCTTCTGAAATATTCAAGGCCAATCCGAAAATGAAAACCGTTTTTGAAGAATATCAGAACAAAGGATTATTAAATTCAAACCTTGAGAAAAATCAGGAACTGAAACAGCTTCTGCTGGAAGAAACCCCTTGGGTACTGGAAAGTAAAAACGAAGACGAACAGATGCAGAAACTGGCCCTGTTGTTCGATGCCAATACGATGAAAAATTCAATTAACCAGGATTGGGACGATCTTAAGAAGCTTCAGAATCCTGACGGAGGATTCTCATGGTATCCGGGATATCCAAGTTCTTACGGAACTTCATTGTACATCCTTAAGAACTTAGGAAAAATCAATTCATGGTTAAAAGATAATGCAAAAGATTACCAAAGTTCCGAGCAGAAAGAGCTGGTAACAAAATTAGTTCAGTACGTGGATAATGAAATTGATAAGTATTGGGATGTGAAGAAAGAAAACGTCTGGACCAACTGGGCAATAGACTATCTGGATACCCGAAACTATTGGGAAAGCCAATATCCGTTAAAAGGAAAAGGAGCATCATTGAAATCTATGGTAAAACAAAAAGCCAAAACAGCAAAAATCACAGATTTCACGTTCTTCGGACTTCACCGTGCTGCTTTGCTGATGAATGATTACGGGTTAAAAGATGTTTCAGATAAATTAATGAACTACCTGAAAGAAACATCTACCGATACAAAAACTCAGGGTGTTTACTGGAAACAGAACCTGAATGACTGGGGCTGGTTCGGTTCCAAAGTAGTGAATCATGCCGGGGCTTTGGAAGCATTCAATAAATTAAAGCCGAATGACCAGAAAATGATTGAAGATATGAAGATCTGGTTGATTACCCAGAAAGAAGTCAATTCCTGGGGAAGCTCAAGAGGAACCTCAGAAGTGATCTTCACGATTTTAAATTCAGGAAAATCTTGGACAAGTGCCGAAAGCGATAAAGCAACGATTGTCTGGGGCGGAAAAGAATTAGCACCGCAAACCCAGGCAACCGGTTATGTGAAATCAGCAGTTAAAACAGATGTTATAGACAAAAACCTGGGAACAGTTACCGTTACTAAGCCGGGACCGGGAATTGTTCAGGGAGGATTATTCTGGCAGTATTATGAAGATCTTGATAAAATAAAATCTTCCGAAAACTACATCTCTATCACTAAAGAGCTTTACAAAAAAGTGAAGACGGTTAATGGCGAAGAGCTTCAGAAGATTTCATCCGAGACTCCATTGAAAATAGGAGATAAAGTAACCGTAAGAATGATCCTGAATACAGACAGGGCCATGGAATTCATTCATATTAAAGATATGCGTGCGGCAGGTTTTGAACCTTTGGATGCCTTATCCGGCTACCAGTGGAAAAACAGTCTGGGTTATTACCAGTCTACTAAAGATGCATCCACCAATTTCTATATTCAGTACATGCCGAAAGGAAAATATGTTTTTGAATATGATCTTGTATCCAATGCAGCAGGTAATTTCTCCAACGGTATCACAACGATGCAGAATTACTATGCACCTCAGATGAATGCCCATACAAAAGGAACCAAGGTGACAATTACAGAATAA
- the eco gene encoding serine protease inhibitor ecotin produces MKFSKTLITGLVMLAGVNAFAQKKAEKFEKLQIEMFPKAKEGFKQVYIQLPVAKNENDLKVEFFVGAEKMLDCNKYFLMGDIKTQDLQGWGYNYYEVESNGEAGGTLMACPDQKKTKKFVTLKPEIVRYNSKLPLVFYVPKDLEVRYRVLRPDAKMKSAVQK; encoded by the coding sequence ATGAAATTTTCAAAGACGTTAATTACGGGATTGGTAATGTTGGCAGGAGTTAATGCTTTCGCTCAAAAGAAAGCAGAAAAATTTGAAAAATTACAGATTGAAATGTTCCCTAAAGCAAAAGAAGGATTCAAGCAGGTATATATTCAGCTGCCTGTTGCAAAAAATGAAAACGACCTAAAAGTTGAGTTTTTTGTAGGTGCTGAAAAAATGCTGGACTGTAACAAATATTTCCTGATGGGAGACATAAAAACCCAGGATCTTCAGGGATGGGGCTACAACTATTATGAAGTAGAATCCAATGGTGAAGCGGGAGGTACATTAATGGCCTGCCCGGATCAGAAGAAGACCAAGAAATTTGTAACCCTTAAGCCGGAGATTGTAAGATACAACAGTAAGCTTCCTTTGGTATTCTATGTACCAAAAGATCTTGAAGTACGTTACAGAGTTTTACGTCCTGATGCTAAAATGAAATCAGCGGTTCAGAAATAA
- a CDS encoding TolC family protein: MKNNLLIFAFSFLAFPAICRAQSAPDFKELLDSAMVRDSDLKMQVTQNKLTDLDEHKLKDIFLPTLEVSGQVGYLNATARLTSPEINLAPFINIPQGSFNNNLNVSGFSGIAKADAKMLLYSGGKVKYLKKANEERKISEDILLEKTKDDVVANISKAYDQLALIHQSKKVLDESKKRLDINRKTADKALGYGLITPYDHKKIELAQATLDAKMVEYEGKKELLLTQLYILTGISKERLRLIDPVLSPVELLSSQKGIEERAEVRALEHGITAADYKIKAERTWMIPKVQLMASAYYIGLYGSRIKTSENVIPAVPALGYEGAKLDWRPTNINILPLLTAGVGFKWEIFDGKEGKHAEETAKVGKEVLQNKKEDALKKLTLNLANNQTNYDIATAQINLKAKEKELAKNALVQAEKEFRYGMSKSSQLIDAENDLEIAELEYQNALFNQRRAGIELMRSTQELDITKLY, translated from the coding sequence ATGAAAAACAATTTGTTGATTTTTGCGTTTAGTTTTTTGGCTTTCCCTGCTATCTGCCGGGCACAATCTGCGCCGGACTTTAAAGAACTTTTAGACAGTGCTATGGTCCGGGATTCTGATCTCAAAATGCAGGTTACCCAAAACAAACTTACAGACCTTGATGAACATAAGCTGAAAGACATCTTTCTTCCCACTCTGGAAGTAAGCGGACAAGTCGGATATCTGAATGCAACTGCAAGGCTGACGTCGCCGGAAATTAATCTGGCCCCTTTCATCAATATTCCTCAGGGAAGCTTCAACAATAATCTTAATGTTTCCGGGTTTTCAGGAATTGCCAAAGCAGATGCCAAAATGCTTCTCTATTCAGGTGGAAAAGTAAAATACCTGAAAAAAGCCAACGAGGAAAGGAAAATCTCTGAAGATATTCTCCTTGAAAAAACAAAAGACGATGTGGTAGCCAACATTTCCAAAGCATATGATCAGCTGGCTCTTATCCATCAGTCTAAAAAAGTACTTGATGAAAGCAAGAAAAGGCTTGACATCAACAGGAAAACGGCAGACAAAGCTTTAGGGTACGGCCTGATTACTCCCTATGACCATAAAAAAATAGAACTCGCACAGGCTACTCTTGATGCTAAAATGGTAGAATATGAAGGAAAAAAAGAACTTCTCCTCACCCAGCTTTATATCCTGACCGGGATCAGTAAAGAGCGCCTCAGATTGATCGACCCGGTACTCTCGCCCGTAGAACTTTTATCCTCACAAAAAGGAATAGAGGAGAGGGCTGAGGTGCGCGCATTAGAACATGGAATAACAGCTGCAGACTACAAGATAAAAGCAGAAAGAACCTGGATGATTCCCAAAGTACAGCTGATGGCATCAGCATATTATATCGGACTTTACGGAAGCCGTATCAAAACTTCGGAAAATGTAATCCCCGCAGTTCCGGCATTGGGCTATGAAGGTGCAAAACTCGACTGGAGACCGACCAATATTAACATTCTTCCCTTACTGACGGCAGGCGTTGGTTTTAAATGGGAAATCTTTGACGGAAAAGAAGGAAAACATGCGGAAGAAACCGCGAAAGTAGGAAAGGAAGTCCTTCAGAACAAAAAAGAAGATGCTCTTAAAAAATTAACTTTAAATCTGGCCAATAACCAGACGAATTATGATATAGCCACCGCTCAGATCAATTTAAAAGCTAAAGAAAAAGAGCTCGCTAAAAATGCCCTGGTTCAGGCTGAAAAAGAATTCAGATACGGGATGAGCAAATCCTCACAGCTTATTGATGCTGAAAACGATCTGGAAATAGCTGAGCTGGAATACCAGAATGCCCTTTTTAACCAGAGAAGAGCAGGGATAGAGCTCATGAGATCGACTCAGGAACTTGATATTACCAAACTTTATTAA
- a CDS encoding HlyD family secretion protein: protein MHKNIFIVFAVLFLVGSCSEKKENLNDSEGKTKKDVISFAPKVTGRILKIYVTEGQTVKKGDTLALLDVPEVSAKIAQAQGAVSAATAQEQMAKNGATADQLRQLNAKYKGLKEQYEFAQKSFKRANNMYRDSLMSPQAYDEVYAKLQGAKAQYDAVVAELDDVKRGTRFEKVEMAAGQASQAKGALQEANVAYSERYIIATNDMEIETISLNTGELATAGFALFNGYIPESTYFRFTVPESAISKYKKGQEVTMQVVYNKETLTGTIVYIKQLTRYADITTAYPDYQLQDAVYEIKVKPSDMNKAKSILVNANVILK, encoded by the coding sequence ATGCATAAAAATATATTCATAGTCTTTGCTGTTCTTTTTCTAGTAGGGAGCTGCAGTGAAAAAAAAGAAAACCTTAACGATTCCGAAGGCAAAACCAAAAAAGATGTAATTTCTTTTGCTCCAAAAGTAACCGGAAGGATCTTAAAAATATACGTAACTGAAGGCCAGACCGTGAAAAAAGGAGACACACTGGCATTACTAGATGTGCCTGAAGTTTCGGCAAAGATCGCACAGGCCCAGGGTGCTGTGAGTGCGGCAACAGCTCAGGAGCAGATGGCCAAGAACGGAGCTACGGCAGATCAGCTAAGACAGCTTAATGCCAAATATAAAGGTTTGAAAGAACAGTATGAGTTTGCCCAGAAATCTTTTAAACGAGCCAATAATATGTACCGCGACAGTTTAATGTCTCCGCAGGCCTATGATGAGGTTTATGCTAAACTTCAGGGAGCAAAAGCTCAATATGATGCAGTCGTGGCCGAACTGGATGATGTAAAAAGAGGAACCCGCTTCGAAAAAGTGGAAATGGCAGCAGGGCAGGCTTCTCAGGCCAAAGGCGCTCTTCAGGAGGCCAATGTAGCCTATTCCGAAAGATACATTATTGCCACCAATGATATGGAAATAGAAACCATCAGCCTGAATACAGGTGAGCTGGCTACTGCTGGTTTTGCTTTATTCAACGGATATATTCCCGAAAGTACCTATTTCAGGTTTACCGTTCCCGAAAGTGCCATTTCAAAATATAAAAAAGGGCAGGAAGTGACTATGCAGGTGGTTTATAATAAAGAAACCCTTACCGGAACGATCGTTTACATCAAACAGCTTACAAGATATGCGGATATTACTACTGCTTATCCGGATTATCAGCTGCAGGATGCGGTTTATGAAATCAAAGTGAAACCGTCAGATATGAACAAGGCTAAAAGTATATTGGTAAACGCTAACGTTATCCTGAAATAA
- a CDS encoding ABC transporter permease: MKEFFRLLKREFKLFIGNSTLRTVFFLAPVFYATLLGFVYKSGKVENTPVLVIDRDNTPLSSQLTDMLDDNKSISIVKYAREPFSIKDEVIRHEAAAVVIIPSRFEAEMLQKKYPELNVYINTGNVLTANFASKALQLTIGTFSAGASIKALQKAGMPATKAATQYEPFKANYITLFNTTGNYLIFMWPAMLAVVLQQVILLAMAVSFAAEFERGSFVKEYAKMKKWAFPTMLIKVIPIWVFSILIVSVYYFMHMIFRVPMPEGIFNFILLTAVFVGSASFLGVFISILIPDALKATQILMVIASPAFIISGFTWPLSAMPAFVQFIANIIPLTPFLQAFKILLIQKGSVELTYPYLRHLSILLIIYTVIGWIALKIKLWFIFRDTGSEKDEKVVGY; encoded by the coding sequence ATGAAAGAATTTTTCCGGCTTTTAAAACGAGAATTCAAGCTTTTTATAGGCAATTCTACCCTAAGGACCGTATTTTTTCTGGCCCCGGTATTTTATGCCACCCTGTTGGGTTTCGTTTATAAAAGCGGAAAAGTAGAGAATACTCCGGTACTTGTAATTGACCGGGATAATACCCCTTTATCCAGCCAGCTGACCGATATGCTGGATGATAATAAAAGCATCAGCATCGTTAAATATGCCCGGGAACCGTTCAGTATAAAAGATGAGGTAATCCGGCATGAAGCCGCAGCGGTAGTCATTATTCCGTCAAGGTTTGAAGCGGAAATGCTCCAGAAAAAATATCCCGAACTCAATGTGTACATCAATACAGGAAATGTTCTCACCGCCAATTTTGCCTCCAAAGCACTACAGCTTACCATAGGAACATTCTCGGCCGGAGCTTCCATCAAAGCTCTGCAAAAAGCGGGGATGCCTGCAACAAAGGCCGCTACACAGTATGAACCTTTTAAAGCGAATTATATCACCCTTTTCAACACCACAGGAAATTACCTTATCTTCATGTGGCCTGCAATGCTTGCAGTGGTTCTGCAACAGGTAATACTTCTTGCAATGGCTGTCAGTTTTGCCGCCGAATTCGAAAGAGGATCTTTCGTGAAAGAATATGCCAAGATGAAAAAATGGGCTTTCCCGACAATGCTCATCAAGGTAATTCCGATCTGGGTATTTTCCATACTTATCGTGAGTGTGTATTACTTTATGCATATGATTTTCAGGGTTCCGATGCCTGAAGGAATATTCAATTTTATTCTTCTTACTGCGGTATTTGTTGGTTCTGCATCATTTTTGGGTGTATTCATCAGTATTCTCATCCCGGATGCATTGAAGGCCACCCAGATTTTAATGGTCATTGCTTCACCGGCATTTATTATTAGCGGATTTACATGGCCGTTAAGTGCTATGCCTGCTTTTGTCCAGTTTATTGCCAATATTATTCCTCTGACTCCTTTCCTGCAGGCTTTTAAAATTCTACTGATCCAGAAAGGCTCTGTTGAACTTACATATCCTTATTTAAGACATTTAAGCATCTTGCTTATCATATATACTGTTATTGGATGGATTGCTCTGAAGATCAAACTTTGGTTTATTTTTAGAGATACAGGCTCTGAAAAGGATGAGAAGGTTGTAGGGTATTAG